One segment of Rosa chinensis cultivar Old Blush chromosome 6, RchiOBHm-V2, whole genome shotgun sequence DNA contains the following:
- the LOC112171095 gene encoding O-acyltransferase WSD1, whose protein sequence is MGDRIVERRGKKQWKRVEVKLEDHVNIPIFPSGLSPASYDKYLDDYISKLAMERLPQHKPLWEIHIIKYPTTNAAGTVIFKLHQALGDGFSLMVALLTCLQRADNPSLPLTFPSRRRSQPWKSENFVTKVFSSVFNTISDFLNGNLEEDDQTPIRSGNDGIEFKPIAVSTMTISLDRIKLIKSRLGVTINDVLTAMIFLGTRLYIQETNKSLSKARGTAIVLLNTKMMGNYTSVQEMIKLNSKLPWGNHLSLLHVPIPKLLTNSEEQFSDNALDFVWKTQKIIRSKRHSLGIHLTAGFLEILNKFGGHEAAARYIRNTLKKSSMIISNMIGSVEQMSLANHPVKGLYFLVFGSPEGLDVTIVSYMGKVRIAFKMEKGLIDPPKFKSCMEKSFEMILEASEKTAVQKN, encoded by the exons ATGGGGGATAGGATA GTTGAGAGAAGGGGAAAGAAGCAGTGGAAAAGGGTTGAAGTGAAGCTTGAAGACCATGTTAACATCCCTATTTTCCCTTCTGGCCTGTCGCCTGCATCATACGATAAGTATCTTGATGACTACATATCAAAGTTAGCAATGGAAAGACTTCCACAACACAAACCTCTCTGGGAAATTCACATTATCAAGTACCCAACTACCAATGCAGCCGGCACTGTAATATTCAAGCTTCACCAAGCGCTTGGTGATGGCTTCTCTCTCATGGTTGCTCTTCTCACTTGTTTACAACGAGCTGACAATCCTTCTCTTCCCCTAACCTTCCCGTCAAGAAGGAGGTCGCAGCCATGGAAGAGTGAAAATTTTGTGACTAAAGTTTTTTCTTCTGTCTTCAACACCATATCGGATTTTTTAAATGGCAACTTGGAGGAAGATGATCAAACACCAATCAGATCGGGGAATGATGGAATTGAGTTCAAGCCAATTGCAGTATCAACTATGACGATTTCCCTTGATAGAATCAAACTAATCAAGAGCAGGCTCGGAGTG ACGATAAATGACGTTCTTACCGCGATGATCTTCCTTGGCACTCGACTATACATCCAAGAGACAAACAAAAGTTTAAGCAAAGCAAGAGGCACAGCAATTGTATTGCTCAACACAAAGATGATGGGGAATTACACCTCAGTTCAGGAGATGATCAAACTTAATAGCAAGTTGCCATGGGGGAACCATTTGTCACTGTTGCATGTACCAATACCCAAGTTGTTAACGAATAGTGAAGAACAATTTTCAGATAATGCACTTGACTTTGTCTGGAAGACACAGAAAATTATAAGGAGCAAAAGACATTCTTTGGGTATTCATCTCACTGCTGGGTTCTTGGAGATTCTCAACAAATTTGGAGGCCATGAG GCAGCAGCAAGATACATCCGTAACACATTGAAGAAGTCAAGCATGATAATTTCCAATATGATTGGATCGGTGGAACAGATGTCTTTGGCAAATCATCCAGTTAAAGGCTTATACTTTTTGGTCTTTGGTTCACCTGAG GGCCTTGATGTAACAATAGTAAGTTATATGGGAAAGGTGAGGATTGCCTTCAAGATGGAAAAGGGTCTTATTGATCCACCAAAGTTCAAGTCATGCATGGAAAAGTCTTTTGAGATGATACTCGAAGCCTCGGAGAAAACTGCTGTGCAGAAGAATTAA
- the LOC112173062 gene encoding protein FMP32, mitochondrial produces MVLCKHVLKSAADSAFLLRRGLYSSSSVSTNGVVTRASELVKSGRNRAYPVDTLALVRGLEAKGVPTDHAEAITSAITGVSTDSLENVNQLQRTVMLQEAKLSKFEAEVKSLQEHHFSMLTRETEKLQSIIDKMRSELRYELDKVAAGSRLDLNLEKGRMRDEFSNQNAETANLTNKLDREIQAVKALVEMGKYEVIKYCIGTLVSMTAVGIAVLRIIMN; encoded by the exons ATGGTTCTCTGTAAGCACGTCCTCAAGTCCGCCGCCGATTCTGCCTTtcttctccggcgaggtctctaCTCCTCGTCCTCGGTTTCCACTAACGGAGTCGTCACCCGCGCCTCGGAGCTAGTCAAGTCCGGTCGAAACCGAGCCTATCCGGTGGACACTTTAGCTCTGGTGAGGGGCTTGGAGGCCAAAGGCGTGCCGACGGACCATGCCGAGGCAATCACGTCTGCCATCACCGGAGTTTCCACTGATAGCTTGGAAAATGTGAACCAATTGCAGAGG ACTGTGATGCTGCAAGAAGCGAAACTGTCCAAGTTTGAAGCCGAAGTAAAGAGCTTACAG GAACATCATTTTTCCATGTTGACACGTGAAACAGAAAAGCTTCAGAGTATCATAGACAAGATGCGCAGTGAACTGAG GTATGAGTTGGACAAGGTTGCAGCTGGGTCACGCTTGGATTTAAatcttgaaaaagg GCGCATGCGTGATGAGTTTAGCAATCAGAATGCAGAAACAGCCAATCTGACAAACAAACTTGATCGA GAAATTCAAGCAGTAAAAGCCCTGGTTGAAATGGGAAAATATGAAGTGATTAAATACTGCATTGGAACCCTTGTCTCCATGACAGCAGTTGGTATTGCTGTGCTTCGTATTATAATGAATTGA